CGAGCGAGGGTTTGGAGCCGGCGCGATGGGAGGTTTTGGAGGCCATCACGGGCGACGGAACACCACGGCTGGTTCGGGTTCAGGCCCCGGTGGGTAAAATGCGATTCTTTCGAGTGCGCGAGGAGTAGGCCAGGGTGGGGTAGTAGAGGTAAACCAGGTCGGCGGGGGAAAGATTCACGAACGGAGTTTGCACCGCAGAGACGGGATGAGCGCAGAGAGGGTACGAACACAGAGATCGGATTTCTTCTCTGCGGCCTTCCCGTCTCTGTGGTGTAAAAGTCCGTTCCTTCACCCCGCACGTTGGTCGGGGTCTCGGCCCATCGGAAGGGGAAAGAACAGGAAGGAGGGAGGTGTTGCCCACGGATCACACCGATCACACGGATTGAGAAAAAACCAGGGGACCTCCGATATCTTCATTTCTGAGCTTCATTTCCCGTCCGCGTGATCTGCGTGCTCCGTGGGCAAACACCTCCCGGATGTCGCCCAAATCGACAAAGTTTCCGATGAAGTTTCCGACGAAGGCTGGGTAAAACGGCCAGGAGGCGCGCCGCATCCGGGCATAAAAAAACCGGGCTGTGTGGTCAGAGGATGACCCTCACAGCCCGGGGAATTTCGAATTAATACAGGAGTAGGCTTCCGTGGAGATCCGCTCGAGGTCTGTATCGTCCCCAAGCGAAAGTCTTAAAATAGTTAAGGTTCCGGGTTTAAGCTTCTCCAAGCTTGAACACTCAGGAGCCCATCTGCGCAAAAGCCACTACTGATTTTCTGTCAAAGAACATTCGAACTCCACTCAACTCTATCAAGCGCCGAGACTGAGAGTTGGGGCACGCGCACAGTAAAGAGCCATTACCTCTCGAAGTCAAGTGAGTCATAGCAAGAATTGTGGTGGTATTAATTTGTTGAGTAGCGATCATTAGTTGCAGGAGGGTAACGAGGAGTGGAATAGCTCCAACCGCAGCACTTTACATTGACCCGCCCTTTCTCAAGAGCTAGCGTCCGTCCAACACATGGTTGGCGCGAATCCAGAGTGGTTTCCGTGGGCGAAATGACATGAGCGACAGCTACCATCCCTATTTCTTTCTGACGGTCTTTCTCGTGGTGGCGGTTTTGTTCCCCCTTGCGCCTCTCCTGCTCGCCCGCTTATGGGCGAACCAATTCTCTCCTGCCAAACCCGGACTCCAGAAGAACGCCACTTATGAGTGCGGTCTCGAATCCAAGCAGGACGCGACGGTGCAGTTTCGATCCGAGTATTACCTGTACGCGATCTTGTTTCTGGTTTTCGATGTGGAGGTGGTTTTTCTGGTTCCATTCGCGGTGACCTTCACCGAATTGAGTGTGGGTGCCGCGCTGGCGATGCTCTTGTTCATCTTTCTCCTGGTGGAGGGGTTGGTCTGGGCGTGGATGAAGGGAGTCTTGCGATGGCGATGATCGACGCGGCCCTCCAGAACGAGCTGCAGAAGCAGGGAATCTTCGTGACCAAGCTCGAGGAGCTTTACAACTGGGGCCGGCGCAGTTCGGTCTGGCCGCTTCAGTTCGGTCTGGCCTGCTGCGCGATCGAGATGATGGCTGCCAGCATGGCTCGTCACGACCTGGCCCGGTTTGGTGCCGAGGTGTTTCGTCCTTCGCCGCGTCAGGCGGATCTGATGATCGTGGCCGGCACGGTCACCAAGAAAATGGCGCCGCAGGTGGTTCGTCTGTTCAATCAGATGCCGGAACCTAAGTATGTGATCGCGATGGGGGCTTGCGCGATCTCAGGCGGGCCCTTCAAGCAGGGCTACAACGTTTTGAAAGGGATCGATCGTTTTCTTCCTGTCGATGTGCATATCCCGGGCTGTCCGCCTCGTCCTGAAGCGCTGCTTCATGCGTTTATGACCTTGCAGCGGAAGATTGATGCGCAGTCGCTCACCGGTCCGAATCGGCCGCGACATCTCCAAGCGGAGCTACCGAGCGAGTTCCCCGTGCCCGAGTTCGGCGAGCACGATCTCGTTCCGCCGCGAAACGACTCCCTCTGGCGTCCGCCCGTGGCACGTGGTTGATCGGGTGAAAGGGAGCGTCCGCTGCGCTCGGGAGCGGGGGGATCGTCCAGCATGGAATCCCCGCAGCCCTCTTGGAACCCCCGCTGAACGAGGAAGAGGGAATGAGGCGATTTTGTGCCCACGGATTACACGGATTAGACGGAGGGGAACCGGATTTTGGTGAGGTATTCCTAGTTTGGATGGGCTGTCAGTGGTCTTGGTTCCATCCGTGTGGTCAGTGTGTTCCGTGGGCAACAATTCGGATTTTGGACAGCTCGGTTGGCTTACGTTTACGCGTTGCGAGTTCCTGTGCCAGCCGCTGAACGCGCGCTGCCCCCACTGAAGTGGGAACTCAGTTGTAGTGTGGGCCATGTCGGCCCAGGGGGTGTGAGGGGAGGGAAAGGATGACGATAGATCAAAACGCCGACAACTTTTCCTTGTGGTCGAGGCAATTCCGGATGGTTTGCGCCAGCGTCTCCGGCAGATAGGGCTTTTGCAGGAAATTGACTCCCTCGCGGAAATTGAAATCGGTCGCCACCACATCGACGCTGTATCCGCTGGTGAAGATCACGCGCAGCGTCGGTTTGTCGGCGCTCAACCGCTGCGCCAGTTCGCGGCCCGAAACTCCCTCGGGCATCATCATGTCGGTGAACAATAAGTCCACCTCGTCCTTGTGTTGATCCCACACCTGCAGTGCCTCGGTTCCCGACGACGCTTCCAAGACCCGATACCCATAGCTCTGTAAAATCTCCTTCACCAAGTCCCGCAGCGAGCCTTCGTCCTCCACCACGAGAATGG
This genomic stretch from Verrucomicrobiales bacterium harbors:
- a CDS encoding NADH-quinone oxidoreductase subunit A; the protein is MSDSYHPYFFLTVFLVVAVLFPLAPLLLARLWANQFSPAKPGLQKNATYECGLESKQDATVQFRSEYYLYAILFLVFDVEVVFLVPFAVTFTELSVGAALAMLLFIFLLVEGLVWAWMKGVLRWR
- a CDS encoding NADH-quinone oxidoreductase subunit B; its protein translation is MAMIDAALQNELQKQGIFVTKLEELYNWGRRSSVWPLQFGLACCAIEMMAASMARHDLARFGAEVFRPSPRQADLMIVAGTVTKKMAPQVVRLFNQMPEPKYVIAMGACAISGGPFKQGYNVLKGIDRFLPVDVHIPGCPPRPEALLHAFMTLQRKIDAQSLTGPNRPRHLQAELPSEFPVPEFGEHDLVPPRNDSLWRPPVARG